The following proteins come from a genomic window of Archocentrus centrarchus isolate MPI-CPG fArcCen1 chromosome 3, fArcCen1, whole genome shotgun sequence:
- the cul4a gene encoding cullin-4A — MAEDTRQDKRASFTAITEHSANGMARTSAVASGKTGTSKKLVIKNFKDRPKLAENYTEDTWLKLRDAVGAIQNSTSIKYNLEELYQAVENLCSYKVSPTLYKQLRQVCEDHVQAQIHQFREESLDNLSFLKRMNRCWQDHCRQTIMIRSIFLFLDRTYVLQNSLLPSIWDTGLELFRTHIVSDSAVQKRTVEGILEQIELERNGETVDRSLLRSLLGMLSDLQVYKDSFEERFLTETNRLYAAEGQRLMQERDVPEYLHHVARRLEEENDRIVSYLDQSTQKPLISCVEKQLLGEHMTAILQKGLSTLMDENRVTELALLYQLFSKVKGGLPTLLQFWRDYIKSFGGEIVCTPEKDKDMVQDLLDFKDKMDNVAQSCFARNESFINAMKEAFETFINKRPNKPAELIAKYVDSKLRAGNKEATEEELERILDKIMIIFRFIHGKDVFEAFYKKDLAKRLLVGKSASVDAEKSMLSKLKHECGAAFTSKLEGMFKDMELSKDIMIQFKQYMQNQSEPSNIELTVNILTMGYWPSYTPMEVHLPPEMVKLQEVFKLFYLGKHSGRKLQWQPTLGHAVLKAEFKEGKKELQVSLFQTLVLLMFNEGEEFSMEEIRAATGIEEGELRRTLQSLACGKARVLNKNPRGKDVEDGDRFNFNNDFKHKLFRIKINQIQMKETVEEQVSTTERVFQDRQYQIDAAVVRIMKMRKTLSHNLLVSELYNQLKFPVKPGDLKKRIESLIDRDYMERDKETPNQYHYVA, encoded by the exons ATGGCAGAGGACACCCGACAGGACAAGAGGGCCAGCTTCACTGCTATAACGGAGCACAGCGCCAACGGGATGGCCAGGACCTCCGCTGTGGCCTCAGGCAAAACCGGCACGTCAAAGAAACTAGTGATCAAAAATTTCAAAG ATAGGCCAAAACTAGCAGAGAACTACACTGAGGACACGTGGCTGAAGCTGAGAGATGCGGTGGGTGCCATCCAGAACAGCACCTCCATCAAGTACAACCTGGAGGAGCTCTATCAG GCAGTGGAGAACCTGTGCTCGTATAAAGTCTCCCCGACTCTGTACAAGCAGCTACGGCAAGTCTGTGAAGATCATGTGCAGGCCCAGATCCACCAGTTCAGAGA AGAGTCTTTGGACAACCTTTCCTTCCTGAAGCGAATGAATCGTTGCTGGCAGGACCACTGTAGGCAAACT ATTATGATCCGGAGCATCTTTCTCTTCCTGGATCGTACCTATGTGCTTCAGAACTCTCTGCTACCCTCCATCTG GGACACTGGTTTGGAGCTGTTTCGCACCCACATTGTGAGCGACAGTGCCGTTCAGAAGCGAACAGTGGAGGGCATTTTGGAGCAGATTGAACTGGAGCGAAATGGAGAGACTGTAGACCGCAGTCTGCTTCGGAGCCTGTTGGGCATGCTGTCAGACCTGCAG GTTTACAAAGACTCCTTTGAGGAGAGATTTTTGACTGAGACCAATCGTCTGTATGCAGCAGAGGGACAGCGTCTGATGCAGGAGAGAGAT GTACCTGAGTATTTACACCATGTGGCTCGTCGGTTGGAGGAGGAGAATGATCGAATCGTGAGCTACCTCGACCAGAGCACTca GAAACCTCTCATTAGCTGTGTTGAGAAGCAGCTTTTAGGAGAACATATGACTGCAATACTGCAAAAGG GTCTGAGCACTCTGATGGATGAGAATCGTGTGACTGAGCTCGCCCTCCTCTACCAGCTCTTCAGCAAAGTGAAGGGAGGACTTCCCACACTGCTGCAGTTCTGGAGGGATTACATCAAG TCCTTTGGAGGAGAGATTGTCTGTACTCCAGAGAAAGATAAAGACATGGTACAAGACCTGCTGGACTTCAAAGACAAGATGGACAATGTAGCACAGAGCTGCTTTGCACGCAATGAGAGCTTCATCAATGCCATGAAGGAGGCATTTGAAACTTTCATCAACAAGAGGCCCAACAAGCCTGCAGAGCTTATCG CGAAATATGTGGATTCTAAGTTAAGAGCTGGGAACAAGGAGGCTACAGAGGAGGAGCTAGAGAGAATACTGGACAAGATAATGATAATATTCCGCTTCATACACG GAAAAGATGTGTTTGAAGCTTTTTATAAGAAGGACTTGGCCAAGCGTCTGCTGGTTGGCAAGAGTGCTTCTGTTGATGCTGAGAAGTCCATGCTCTCCAAGCTCAAACACG AATGTGGAGCGGCATTTACCAGCAAGCTTGAGGGGATGTTCAAGGACATGGAGCTGTCCAAAGACATCATGATCCAGTTCAAACAG TATATGCAGAACCAGAGTGAGCCAAGCAACATAGAACTTACTGTGAACATCCTCACTATGGGCTACTGGCCTTCATACACTCCCATGGAGGTCCACCTGCCCCCGGAG ATGGTAAAACTGCAGGAGGTGTTCAAGCTATTCTACCTGGgtaaacacagtggaaggaagcTGCAGTGGCAGCCCACGCTGGGCCATGCTGTACTAAAGGCAGAGTTTAAAGAG GGCAAGAAGGAGCTGCAGGTCTCCCTGTTCCAGACACTGGTGCTGCTCATGTTTAATGAGGGAGAGGAGTtcagcatggaggagattcgtGCTGCCACTGGCATAG AGGAGGGAGAGCTCAGGCGTACGCTGCAGTCGCTGGCCTGTGGAAAAGCACGCGTCCTCAACAAGAACCCTCGAGGGAAAGACGTGGAGGACGGAGACCGTTTCAATTTCAACAATGattttaaacacaaactgttcCGCATCAAGATTAACCAGATCCAAATGAAGGAAACG GTAGAGGAGCAGGTGAGCACCACGGAGCGCGTGTTTCAGGACAGACAGTATCAGATCGATGCAGCTGTGGTACGCATCATGAAGATGAGGAAGACCCTCAGTCACAACCTACTGGTATCAGAGCTCTACAACCAGCTGAAGTTCCCTGTAAAG CCGGGTGATCTAAAGAAGCGGATCGAGTCGCTCATAGACAGAGACTACATGGAACGTGACAAGGAGACTCCTAACCAGTATCACTATGTTGCCTGA